GACTGCGAGAGCGACGTCTGCCGCGGAGGGACGTGCGCGGAGGCGTCGTGTGAGGACGGCCGCGCCAACGGCAACGAGACGGACGTCGACTGCGGCGGCGGCTGCCCCGGCTGCATCGCGGGCGCCGACTGCACGCGCGGCCCGGACTGCCAGAGCATGGTGTGCATCGACGCGGTCTGCGCGGACCCGACGTGCGAGGACGGATTCCTCAACGGCGACGAGACCGACCGCGACTGCGGCGGGCCCGTCTGCCGCGGCTGCCGCGACCGTCAGATGTGCGGCATCGCCGCGGACTGCGGGAGCGACGTCTGCGACGCGGGCCGCTGCGTGGGAGACGGAGACTTCATCGACGACTTCGAGGGCGGCGTCTTCGATCCCGCCTGGCGCAACACGAGCGCGTCGCCGTGGACGATCGAGACGAGCACCCCGCTCACCGGCACGGCGAGCGCGCGCAGCGGGCGCATCACCCACTCCCAGTCGACCGACCTCGAGGTCGACGTGACCTGCGGCGCGGGCGCGATGGTCTCGTTCACGTACCGCGTGAGCAGCGAGAGCTGCTGCGACGACCTCTTCTTCTACATCGACGCGGCGGAGCGAGGATCGTGGGCCGGCACCATGGGGCCCACGACCGTCAGCTTCCCGCTCACCGCGGGCGCCCACACCCTGCGCTGGCGCTACGCGAAGGACGGCAGCGTCAACACGGGCCTGGACGCGGCGTTCATCGACGACGTCACGGTGACCGGCTGCGCGCCCTCCTGATCAAGCGCGCGCAGGGCCCGTCCGATAGGGCGCGTGCGTGTAGTACTTCGGGCGCGCGTCCAGCCGCACGTGGATCCAGGGCACGCCGAGCCCCGACGTGCTCAGCCAGGTCGGCGCGTCCCCGAGCCGCTCCATCATCGCCAGCGCGACGGCGGGCCAGAGCGCGTCCCGCTGCGCCGCGGGCGCCTCGCGCAGGAAGCGCGCGAGGTGCGCGTAGCTCGGATCGGACGATCGGGGGGCTGGCACGACGAGGAGCGCGTCGCCTCCGAGGTTCTCGAAGGAGGTGATCGGCGCCGCGCCGAAGCGCGCCTCGAACGCCGACGGATCGGCGCGCAGCGAGGCGACCGCGGCGCTCTCCTTCAAGACGTGCTCGTACGGAGCGTCGAGCCCCTCGAGCGTCCAGGCCGGCGTCTCCCAGAAGAGCCCGTCGAAGGGCGCCTCGGCGATGACGCCCGTGAAGGACGCGCGGAACGACGCGTCCTCGCGCCAGCCCCGCAGCACCTCCCCGAAGGAGAGGCCGCAGCGCTGACGCAGGGTGCGCTCGTCGAGCCGCTCGGACTCCCAGGCGATCACTGCGCCAGGACGTTGAAGAAGCGCAGGACGCCGCGGTCCTGGCTCGCCCGGTCGCTCACGTGCAGCGTCCAGGTCCCGATCGCGTCGGCCACCTCGAGCACGCGGTCGTCGACGAAGTCGTCGGCGGAGCGACCCTCGCGGTTCGTCAGCACGTGGCGCGTGCCGTCGGGCGCGTCCAGCCACACGACGAGATCTCCGCGCCAGGTGTGGTCGATCTGGACCTGCACGCGCGCGCGCGTCGAGCCCGCCGGGGCGAGCACGTCGATGGTGCGCGTGATCCCGTCCACGTCGGCGTCGGGGATGGCCACGTCCACCGTGCACGCGCCGTCGTGGGCCCAGGGGGCCATGCCGATGCGCGCGCAGTCGTTGGTGAAGGTCTGCCCGGTGCACGTGCAGACCGGCGCGTAGTCGGCCGGGCAGAGGCGCGCGGCCGGCCCGGGCTCGCACACGCCAGGCTGGCTCGAGACGCAGCTCGGCCCCTCGGTGCGGCCGCGGTCACAGCTGAGCCCCGCGTCGCAGGTCTCGCCCGCGCCGCAGCTCGAGCCGGGGCCGCCGACCGGCGGGCAGAAGCGCTCGGTGCAGGCCCAGCGACCGCCCGAACAGGTGCACGTGTTGCAGCCGTCGTCGGTCACGTCGCCTTCGGTGCACTCGATCGGCGTGGTGTCGCAGCGCCAGCCGCAGGTGGCGGCCTCACAGGTCGGGCCGCCGATGCAGAGCGGGTGGATCCAGCTGTTGCCGGGCAGGTTGCAGTCGTCGACCACGTCGCAGCTCCCTTGCGCCATGCACGCGCCGCCCGTGCCGCAGAACAGGCCCTCGCCGCAGTCCGCGTCGGCCCCGCAGGCGTCTCCCTCGCCGCCGGGCGCGCTCGGCACGCAGCTCAGGAAGCAGGGGTGGCGGATGCAGCGCACGACCTCGGTCGGGCACTGGTAGCCGTCGCCGCAGTCGGCGTCCTCGAGGCAGCCGAGGCCGAAGACCTCCACCCAGTCGGCCGCGAAGCCCCAGCCGGTCACCGAGCCATCGGTCACGAGCCGCACGCCGAGATCGCCCGTCGGGTACTCGCCCGTGCTCAGCTCCCCGAGGTCGCCGGTGAAGCGATCGAGCACCTCGCCCGTGGTGAGGTTCAGGACCTCGACGAAGTCGTAGCCGCGCTCGACGTCGAGCCGCGCGAAGTGCAGGCGCGCGCGCGTGGCGCCACCCGAGAGCGGGCGGAGGTCCCAGGTCTGCGCGAGGTCGTTCGCGTAGGGGTGCGCGCTCTCGGTCGAGGGGAGCACGAGGCGGCTCCACACCCCGCGGCCGGGCTCGGGCGTCGGGGCGGCGTCCACGAAGTCGAACTCGAGGCGCCACGTGGCGATGCGGCCCGTGTCGCGGCGGGCGTGGTCGCTGACGACGAGCGTCCAGGCGCCGACCGCGCTCTCACCGTCGAAGGTCTCGGTCACGTCGGTGGTGAGCGACAGATCGTCCTCGCTGCCGCCGGTCTGATCGTGGAGCACGCGCTCGGTGCCGCTGGGCGAGCGCAGCACCACGCGGAGATCTCCCCGCCACGTGTGGCGGATCGTGGCGCTGACGTGGAGCCGCGCGACGTTCGAGGCGGGGCGGTCGACGACGATCGTGCGCGCGACGCCGGCCGGATCCGCGTCGGGGATCGGCGTGCTCTCGTTGTCGTAGAAGCGCGTCTCGGCGCGGCAGGCGCCGCGCGCGGGGCACGGGCCACGCTCGGGGATGCACAGGATGCGGTCGCAGTACTCCCAGCCGTCGCACTGCGCGTCCTCGGTGCAAGGCGCGCCCTCGAGGGCCTCCTGCTTGGCGTCGACGTCGTCCGCGGTCGGCGCCGGCGTCTGCGCGGCGCAGCCGGTCAACAACGCCAGGCTCAGGATCCAGCTTCGCTCGATCATCTCGTCGGTCTCCCCCGTTTCGGGTCGTAGAACGGCCGCGTACCTCCTACATGGGCCGACACTCCGCAACACCGGTTGAGAGAAAGCTCTCAGCGACGCACTCCCGACCCGATCCTGGTAACGTGCGGCCCCGGGAGGTGGAGATGCGCTTTTCACGAGCTTGGACGACCCTTCTCGCGTTGGCCTTCGGGGGCGCCGTCGGCTGCACCAGCGGCTACGACAGCGGCGCGCCCGACGACAAGCAGGCCTCGGACCTCGAGCCCGCGGAGGCGCAGACGGCCTGCGAGAGCTACGTCGCCTACATCGACGCCAAGATCGGCGCCGCGGAGCGAGCGGAGCGCGCGTGCGTGATCCGCGCCCTGGGAAGGACGACCAGCCCGGAGGACTGCGAAGCGAACGTGACCTCGTGCCTGGCGGACCCGCCGCTCGACGGCTTCTACATCAACTGCAACGACCCCTTCGTGAGCCCCTTCTGCCAGGCCACCGTGCGCCAGGTGGAGGCGTGCGTGACCGCGGACACCGAGCTCTACCTCGACTTCATCCGCGCCCCGACGTGCGCCGCGGCCGGCAACCTCCCGGAGCTCGAGCGCCTCGCCGAGGTCCCGCCGGCCCCGATGGAGTGCGAGATCTTGCGCTCGGTCTGCCCGAGCCTCGGCGACGGCTTCTACTTTTTCGGCGCTCGGTGACGACGGGCCCCTTCCCTTGCGGGTAGCGGGTCCGAGACCTACGCTCGCCGGCCCAGGGAGACGCTCACCGATGGCCGATACCGTGTTCTGCGTGAAGACTCAGAAAGAGGGAGAGAAGCTCCCCCGCCCCCCGTTCCCGAACGAGCTGGGGCAGCGCATCCACGACAGCATCTCTCAAGATGGCTGGCGGCTCTGGATCGCGCACTCGACGATGCTGATCAACGAATTCCGCATCGACGTCAGCTCGAAGCAGGGCACCGAGTTCCTCCTCAAGCAGTGTGAGGAGTTCTTCTTCGGCGAGGGCTCCGAGCTGCCGCCCGACTTCAAGCCGGCCGACGCCAGCGAGGATGGCGAAGGGTCGTGAGCGAAGCGCGCGAGGGCGCCCCATCCAGCCCCCTCTCCCAGCACCAGGCGCTCCGCGACCGCTTCGAGAAGGAGCGCGCGGAGCAGGATCAGACCGACCAGCGCTTCAGCGTCGTGCAGCTGACGCTCTTCGGCCTCGCCTCCGTGCTCGCGGGCTCCGGGCTCTTTCGCGGCGACTGGCTCCTCGCGGCGGGAGGCGGCGGCGCCTTCCTCGTCTTCCTGATCGTGCGCGCGTTCCAGAGCCGCACCATCGCCAACCGGGACCGCGCGACGACCCGCCGCGACCTCCACATGCGGCACGTGCAGCGCATGACGGGCCAGTGGGACGCGCTGCCCGAGCCGTACGCGACGATCCCGCCCGGGCACCCCTACGCCTCCGACCTCGACATCGTGGGCAAGGCGTCGCTGCTCCAGCGCATCGACACCACCCACACCGCGGCGGGCGCCAAGACGCTCACCGGCTGGCTGGCGTCCCCCGCCACGCGCGAGGACATCGCGGCGCGGCAGGCCTCGGTGCTGGAGCTGGCGCCGCTCGTCGACTTCCGCGCGGACCTCGAGGGCGCGGTGCTCGACACCGGGCGCGAGCGGCTCGACGCGGGGCCCTTCGTCGAGATGATGGACAAGAAGGGCATCTACGAGACCAAGCCGTGGCTGAAGCTCGTCGCCCCCACCCTCCCGCTCGTCACCGTCGGCCTGCTCATCGCGGGCAACTACGTGCCCGGCTTCCCCGGCTGGGCCTTCTTGATCCCGCTCGCCATCCAGATCGGCATCGTCCGCTCCACCGAGGCGCGCGCCCGCGAGATCTACGAGGCGATGGGCTCGAAGAAGGGCTTCGTCGACGCCTACGCGAACCTCTTCGAGGCCGTCGAGGGGCACGCCTTCACGTCGAGCCTGCTGCGGAGCGCGAAGGAGCGGCTCCAGATCGAGGGCGCGCCTCCGTCGAAGCAGATGCGCCGGCTCGACCGCTGGGTGAGCTGGTACGAGCTGCGCGAGCAGGGCATCGTCTGGATCGTCGTCAACCCGCTGCTGCTCTGGGACCTGAACTGCCTGATCGGCATCGAGCGCTGGATCCGGGTGGTCGGGCGCAAGTGTGGCGAGTGGTTCGAGGTCATCGGGCAGATCGAGGCGCTGGCCAGCCTCTCGGTGCTCAAGCACCAGGATCTCTCGGCCACGATGCCCGAGGTCACCGAGGTCGACGGCGGGCTCGTGGCGGAGCAGATCGCCCACCCGCTGCTCCCGGCCCACGAGCGCGTGACGAACGACGTGTCGATCGACGGCCCGGGCCACTGCCTGATCGTCACCGGCTCGAACATGGCGGGCAAGAGCACCCTCTTGCGCGCGGTGGGCGTGAACATCGCGCTCGCGCTCGCGGGCGGCCCGGTCATCGCGCGCTCCATGAAGGTGCCGCGCGTCCGGTTGCGGGCGAGCATGCGCATCGCCGACTCGCTCCAGACGGGCGCGAGCTACTTCCAGGCGGAGCTGGCCCGGCTGCGCCTCGTGGTGAGCCAGGCCGAGCGTCGGCCGCCGGTGTTCTTCCTGCTCGACGAGCTGCTGCGGGGCACCAACGCCAAGGCGCGCCACCTCGGGGCCCGCGCGGTCGTCCGTCACCTCCTCGATCGCGACGCGATGGGCTTCGTCGCCACCCACGACGTGGCCCTGAGCGAGCTCGAGCAGGAGCGCCCCGGCGACGTGGCGAACGTGCACTTCACGGACGTGATCGACGACGGCGTGATGACCTTCGACTACCGGCTGCGGCCGGGCGTGGTGAAGACGAGCAACGCGCTGCGGCTGCTCGCCCAGGTGGGCATCGAGGTCGACGACGAGGAGCTGGTCCTGACGCCGGCGCTGGACCTCGCGGCGCAGGACCGGGAGAGCGTGCCCGGCTGAGCCGCCGTCGCGCGCTCGTTCGAACGCAGTCGTTTCGACGCAGTCGTTTCAACTCTGGCGCCTCCTACCGTTATGCTGGAGGAAGGTCCTTGTCCGACGCCGCTGAACAGCCCTTCCTGCTCTCCCGGCCGCGCGCTCGCCCCTCTCGCGAGCACGTGGACGGCCTCGCGCGCCTGCACCTGAGCCGCGACGCGGAGGACCGGCGCGCGCTCTGGCGACAGAGCATGGCGAACCTCGCGGCGGAGGCGGCGGAGCAGAAGCCCGTGCCGCTCGAGGGGCTCGACCCGGACGAGGTGCTCGCGAGCGTGCGCGCGGCCATCGCGAACGGGCTGCTCGACGACCTCGACTTCCTCACGCCCGCGCACTCCGCCGCCGCCCTGTACGAGGTGGCGTCGGTGCTCCCGATGGGCGAAGAGCGGCGCGAGCTGGGTCGGCGGGTCGCGCGCATGCTGCACACGGGCGACGCGGCCACCTTCGTCACCCTCGCGACGCGGCTCGCGATGGGCTCGCGGCGCGCGCTGAGCGGCTCCGCGGTCCGGGCGCGGGTCGCCCTGGCGCTCGACCTCCCCATCGGCTCGGGGACGCGCGCCGACGCGCTCGCGCTCGCGCTGATCTCGCGCCGGGAGCTGGCCGACGAGTGGCTCAGCGTGCCGTCGACGGGCTCTCTTCCCCAGCGTCGCCTCGCAGCGCGGCTGCTCGAGCGCGCGGCGCGCGAGGCCGCCAGGCGCTGCTCCCAGGGCGACGACAGCGTGCTCGGGGTGTTCGCGAACGGCGGCGTGCGGCGGGCGTGGCAGCGCCTGCTCGAGGATCGCGAGCCGCTCGTGTGGCGGCACGTGGCCACCGCGCGCGGGCTGCTCAGCGAGGACGAGATCGGCTTCGCGGACGAGATCAACGCGGGCTTCGATCCCGACCTGTCGCCCACCGAGTGGCGCCGCGCGGCGGCCTCGCTCGCGGCCAGCATCGCGGTCAACCCCGGCCAGGCCCTCACGCGCGCGATGAAGCTGCTCGAGGGCCCCATCTTCGAGCAGGACCGCGGGGTCGCGGCGGCGATGCTCCTCGGTCTGCCGCGC
The sequence above is a segment of the Sandaracinaceae bacterium genome. Coding sequences within it:
- a CDS encoding proprotein convertase P-domain-containing protein, which encodes MIERSWILSLALLTGCAAQTPAPTADDVDAKQEALEGAPCTEDAQCDGWEYCDRILCIPERGPCPARGACRAETRFYDNESTPIPDADPAGVARTIVVDRPASNVARLHVSATIRHTWRGDLRVVLRSPSGTERVLHDQTGGSEDDLSLTTDVTETFDGESAVGAWTLVVSDHARRDTGRIATWRLEFDFVDAAPTPEPGRGVWSRLVLPSTESAHPYANDLAQTWDLRPLSGGATRARLHFARLDVERGYDFVEVLNLTTGEVLDRFTGDLGELSTGEYPTGDLGVRLVTDGSVTGWGFAADWVEVFGLGCLEDADCGDGYQCPTEVVRCIRHPCFLSCVPSAPGGEGDACGADADCGEGLFCGTGGACMAQGSCDVVDDCNLPGNSWIHPLCIGGPTCEAATCGWRCDTTPIECTEGDVTDDGCNTCTCSGGRWACTERFCPPVGGPGSSCGAGETCDAGLSCDRGRTEGPSCVSSQPGVCEPGPAARLCPADYAPVCTCTGQTFTNDCARIGMAPWAHDGACTVDVAIPDADVDGITRTIDVLAPAGSTRARVQVQIDHTWRGDLVVWLDAPDGTRHVLTNREGRSADDFVDDRVLEVADAIGTWTLHVSDRASQDRGVLRFFNVLAQ
- a CDS encoding oxidative damage protection protein; translated protein: MADTVFCVKTQKEGEKLPRPPFPNELGQRIHDSISQDGWRLWIAHSTMLINEFRIDVSSKQGTEFLLKQCEEFFFGEGSELPPDFKPADASEDGEGS
- a CDS encoding DNA mismatch repair protein MutS; protein product: MSEAREGAPSSPLSQHQALRDRFEKERAEQDQTDQRFSVVQLTLFGLASVLAGSGLFRGDWLLAAGGGGAFLVFLIVRAFQSRTIANRDRATTRRDLHMRHVQRMTGQWDALPEPYATIPPGHPYASDLDIVGKASLLQRIDTTHTAAGAKTLTGWLASPATREDIAARQASVLELAPLVDFRADLEGAVLDTGRERLDAGPFVEMMDKKGIYETKPWLKLVAPTLPLVTVGLLIAGNYVPGFPGWAFLIPLAIQIGIVRSTEARAREIYEAMGSKKGFVDAYANLFEAVEGHAFTSSLLRSAKERLQIEGAPPSKQMRRLDRWVSWYELREQGIVWIVVNPLLLWDLNCLIGIERWIRVVGRKCGEWFEVIGQIEALASLSVLKHQDLSATMPEVTEVDGGLVAEQIAHPLLPAHERVTNDVSIDGPGHCLIVTGSNMAGKSTLLRAVGVNIALALAGGPVIARSMKVPRVRLRASMRIADSLQTGASYFQAELARLRLVVSQAERRPPVFFLLDELLRGTNAKARHLGARAVVRHLLDRDAMGFVATHDVALSELEQERPGDVANVHFTDVIDDGVMTFDYRLRPGVVKTSNALRLLAQVGIEVDDEELVLTPALDLAAQDRESVPG